From Camelina sativa cultivar DH55 chromosome 20, Cs, whole genome shotgun sequence, the proteins below share one genomic window:
- the LOC104769320 gene encoding trafficking protein particle complex II-specific subunit 120 homolog isoform X2 gives MEPDVSIETLSIIRIAVLPIGTIPQTLLRDYHSMLLRHHTIALSAVSSFYTEHQKSPFTNQPWDSGSLRFKFVLGGSPPSPWEDFQSNRKILAVIGLCHCPSSPDLDSVTENFNVACKSYSSALVRRCFAFSPGDSQLEDGDKKGENLILFPPSDKQTQEFHLQTMMQDIAASLLMEFEKWVLQAESAGTILKTPLDSQASLNSEEVIKAKKRRLGRAQKTIGDYSLLAGSPVDANAHYSTALELARLTGDYFWYAGALEGSVCALLVDRMGQRDVALEDEVRYRYTNVILHYRKSFIQEIAQRVSPLSFELEATLKLARFLCRRELAKEIVELLTNAADGAKSLIDASDRLILYVEVARLFGALGYQRKAAFFCRQVAQLYLQQDNRLAAISAMQVLSMTTDAYRIQSRASVSKLSVNNETGRQPDAGKMHHHSIVSLFESQWSTLQMVVLREILLSAVRAGDPLAAWSAAARLLRWHYPLITPSGQNGLANSLANSAERLPSGTRCADPALPFVRLFSFPLHSSQVDIVKRNPAREDWWTGSAPSGPFIYTPFSKGDANESSKQELIWVVGEPVQVLVELANPCCFDLRIDSIYLSAHSKNFDAFPVSVDIPPNSAKVITLSGIPTAVGPVTIPGCTVHCFGVITEHVFRDVDNLLLGAAQGLVFSDPFRSCGSAKLRHVFVPNISVVPPLPLLVANVVGGDGAIILYEGEIREVCINFANAGTVPIVQAHVSLSGKNQDAVISIADEALQSALPLKPGAQVTLRVTLKAWHVGPTDSDNAVSSGRNAVSNTGRPKDGTSPSLLIHYAGPLSNNGDSQEKESVLPPGRRLVVPLQICVLQGLSFVKARLLSMEIPAHVSDNLRDEDIERESNTDSLVKINPFRGSWGLRFLELELSNPTDVVFEISVFVQLENSAKEDDSSPVQDSPEYEYPKTRIDRDYSARALIPLEHFKLPVLDGSFFTKDPPPGSPSSSRNPSFSEKNTKAEINTLIKNLISKIKVRWQSGRNSSGELDIKDAIQTALQTTVMDVLLPDPLTFGFRLVRNSLETDSETKAQSPFPKGSVLSHEVTPMEVLVRNNTSEAIKLNLSVTCRDVAGQNCTEGADATVLWAGALSGISMEVAPLQEARHCFSLYFLVPGEYTMVAAAVIEDANNVLRARARTASPNEPIFCRGPSFHVRVVGGAL, from the exons ATGGAACCTGACGTCAGCATCGAGACTTTGTCTATCATTCGGATCGCCGTCCTCCCGATCGGTACTATCCCGCAGACGCTTCTCCGAGACTATCACTCGATGCTGCTCCGTCATCACACGATCGCGCTCTCCGCTGTTAGCTCTTTTTACACTGAGCACCAGAAATCTCCGTTTACGAATCAGCCTTGGGACTCTGGCTCTCTCCGGTTCAAATTTGTGCTTGGTGGTTCTCCTCCGAGTCCCTGGGAGGATTTTCAGTCTAATCGGAAGATTCTCGCCGTGATCGGACTTTGCCACTGTCCTTCTTCCCCTGATCTCGACTCTGTCACTGAGAATTTTAATGTGGCTTGTAAAAGCTATTCATCGGCTCTTGTCCGTCGCTGCTTCGCCTTCTCCCCTGGCGATTCACAA CTTGAAGATGGAGATAAGAAGGgtgaaaatttgattttgtttcctcCATCTGACAAGCAAACACAGGAGTTTCATTTACAAACAATGATGCAAGATATTGCAGCTTCGCTGTTAATGGAATTTGAGAAGTGGGTTCTTCAGGCAGAATCTGCTGGCACAATTTTGAAGACGCCTTTGGATTCCCAAGCTAGTCTCAACTCAGAGGAG GTTATCAAGGCCAAAAAGCGTAGGCTTGGACGTGCACAAAAAACGATAGGAGACTATTCTTTGTTGGCTGGTTCACCTGTTGATGCCAATGCTCACTATTCTACTGCTCTAGAACTGGCCAGATTGACAGGAGATTACTTCTGGTATGCGGGTGCCTTGGAAGGCAGTGTTTGTGCCTTACTG GTAGATCGGATGGGTCAACGGGATGTGGCTTTAGAAGATGAAGTTAGATATCGGTACACTAATGTTATCTTACACTACAGAAAGTCATTTATTCAAGAAATTGCTCAGAG AGTTTCGCCCCTGAGCTTTGAACTTGAAGCTACCCTTAAACTGGCCAGATTCCTTTGCAG GAGAGAATTGGCTAAGGAAATAGTAGAGCTATTAACCAATGCTGCCGATGGTGCAAAGTCCTTAATTGATGCTAGTGATAGGCTCATATTGTATGTTGAAGTAGCACGTTTATTTGGGGCGCTTGGTTATCAACGGAAAGCAGCCTTCTTCTGTAGGCAGGTCGCCCAATTGTATTTGCAGCAAGACAATCGATTGGCTGCTATCAGTGCCATGCAAGTTCTCTCTATGACAACTGATGCATATAGAATCCAAAGCAGGGCATCCGTGTCAAAACTTTCTGTTAACAAT GAAACTGGGCGCCAACCTGATGCTGGAAAAATGCATCATCATTCAATTGTCTCACTGTTCGAGTCTCAGTGGAGCACTTTGCAGATGGTTGTGCTTAGGGAGATACTCCTCTCTGCTGTTCGCGCTGGAGATCCCCTTGCTGCATGGAGTGCTGCAGCGAGGCTTCTGAGGTGGCATTATCCTCTAATTACACCTTCAGGTCAAAATGGACTTGCTAATTCCCTTGCAAATTCAGCGGAAAGATTGCCTTCAGGAACTCGGTGTGCTGACCCTGCCTTGCCATTTGTAAG GCTATTCTCTTTCCCACTCCATTCCTCCCAAGTGGACATCGTAAAACGCAATCCAGCAAGAGAAGATTGGTGGACAGGATCTGCTCCTTCGGGGCCATTTATTTATACTCCTTTCAGCAAAGGAGATGCCAATGAAAGTAGCAAGCAGGAATTGATTTGGGTGGTTGGTGAACCAGTTCAGGTCTTAGTGGAGTTAGCAAATCCTTGTTGCTTCGATTTAAGGATTGATAGTATTTATCTCTCAGCTCACTCAAAAAACTTTGATGCGTTTCCTGTCAGTGTGGACATTCCCCCTAACTCCGCAAAAGTGATCACATTATCTGGTATTCCAACAGCAGTAGGACCAGTTACAATTCCAGGATGCACAGTTCACTGCTTTGGTGTAATCACTGAACATGTTTTCAGGGATGTTGACAATCTGCTTCTTGGAGCAGCACAAGGACTTGTATTTTCTGACCCTTTCAGATCCTGTGGATCTGCAAAGCTACGACATGTATTTGTTCCTAACATTTCAGTTGTACCGCCATTGCCCCTCCTTGTGGCTAATGTTGTTGGTGGTGATGGTGCAATTATTCTATATGAAGGTGAAATTCGTGAGGTGTGTATAAATTTTGCAAATGCTGGCACAGTTCCAATAGTACAGGCACATGTCTCGCTTTCTGGAAAGAATCAGGATGCTGTTATCTCGATAGCAGATGAAGCTTTACAGTCTGCTCTTCCCTTGAAACCTGGGGCACAAGTGACTCTGCGTGTGACTTTAAAAGCTTGGCATGTGGGACCAACGGATTCTGACAATGCTGTTAGTAGTGGGAGGAACGCTGTAAGTAACACTGGAAGACCAAAAGACGGAACCAGCCCGTCATTGCTTATTCACTATGCAG GGCCGTTGTCTAACAATGGGGATTCCCAGGAAAAAGAATCTGTCCTGCCACCGGGGAGACGTCTTGTTGTTCCCTTACAAATTTGTGTTTTGCAAGGTTTGTCTTTTGTGAAAGCTCGTTTGCTTTCCATGGAA ATCCCTGCACATGTGAGTGACAACCTTCGGGATGAAGACATTGAAAGAGAGAGCAATACAGACAGCCTTGTCAAGATCAATCCCTTTAGGGGAAGCTGGGGACTACGGTTTCTTGAACTTGAGTTATCTAACCCAACAGATGTTGTTTTTGAAATTAGTGTCTTCGTTCAGCTGGAAAACTCTGCCAAGGAAGATGATTCTTCACCAGTGCAAGATTCTCCAGAGTATGAATACCCAAAAACAAGAATTGACCGGGACTATTCTGCTAGGGCACTGATTCCATTGGAACATTTTAAACTACCGGTTCTTGATGGTTCATTCTTCACAAAGGACCCTCCTCCTGGTAGCCCTTCGAGTAGTAGAAATCCGAGCTTCTCAGAGAAGAACACGAAAGCTGAGATAAACACATTGATCAAGAATCTCATTTCGAAAATAAAAGTCCGGTGGCAATCAGGAAGGAACAGCTCAGGAGAACTGGACATCAAGGATGCAATTCAGACAGCTCTCCAGACAACAGTGATGGATGTTTTGCTCCCAGATCCGCTAACATTTGGTTTCAGACTGGTCAGAAACAGTTTGGAGACGGACTCTGAGACAAAGGCTCAGTCTCCGTTTCCAAAGGGATCTGTTCTGTCACATGAAGTCACTCCTATGGAGGTTCTGGTTCGCAATAACACAAGCGAAGCTATCAAGTTGAATCTAAGTGTTACTTGCAGAGACGTAGCTGGACAGAACTGCACTGAAGGAGCTGATGCCACTGTCCTCTGGGCTG GTGCTCTTAGTGGAATCTCAATGGAAGTTGCGCCGCTGCAAGAAGCAAGACACTGTTTCTCACTCTACTTCCTTGTTCCAGGAGAGTACACGATGGTAGCAGCAGCTGTAATTGAAGACGCTAACAATGTACTCAGAGCAAGAGCACGAACCGCATCTCCAAACGAACCCATCTTTTGTCGTGGACCGTCTTTTCATGTCCGTGTTGTTGGAGGCGCACTGTGA
- the LOC104769320 gene encoding trafficking protein particle complex II-specific subunit 120 homolog isoform X1: MEPDVSIETLSIIRIAVLPIGTIPQTLLRDYHSMLLRHHTIALSAVSSFYTEHQKSPFTNQPWDSGSLRFKFVLGGSPPSPWEDFQSNRKILAVIGLCHCPSSPDLDSVTENFNVACKSYSSALVRRCFAFSPGDSQLEDGDKKGENLILFPPSDKQTQEFHLQTMMQDIAASLLMEFEKWVLQAESAGTILKTPLDSQASLNSEEVIKAKKRRLGRAQKTIGDYSLLAGSPVDANAHYSTALELARLTGDYFWYAGALEGSVCALLVDRMGQRDVALEDEVRYRYTNVILHYRKSFIQEIAQRVSPLSFELEATLKLARFLCRRELAKEIVELLTNAADGAKSLIDASDRLILYVEVARLFGALGYQRKAAFFCRQVAQLYLQQDNRLAAISAMQVLSMTTDAYRIQSRASVSKLSVNNETGRQPDAGKMHHHSIVSLFESQWSTLQMVVLREILLSAVRAGDPLAAWSAAARLLRWHYPLITPSGQNGLANSLANSAERLPSGTRCADPALPFVRLFSFPLHSSQVDIVKRNPAREDWWTGSAPSGPFIYTPFSKGDANESSKQELIWVVGEPVQVLVELANPCCFDLRIDSIYLSAHSKNFDAFPVSVDIPPNSAKVITLSGIPTAVGPVTIPGCTVHCFGVITEHVFRDVDNLLLGAAQGLVFSDPFRSCGSAKLRHVFVPNISVVPPLPLLVANVVGGDGAIILYEGEIREVCINFANAGTVPIVQAHVSLSGKNQDAVISIADEALQSALPLKPGAQVTLRVTLKAWHVGPTDSDNAVSSGRNAVSNTGRPKDGTSPSLLIHYAGPLSNNGDSQEKESVLPPGRRLVVPLQICVLQGLSFVKARLLSMEIPAHVSDNLRDEDIERESNTDSLVKINPFRGSWGLRFLELELSNPTDVVFEISVFVQLENSAKEDDSSPVQDSPEYEYPKTRIDRDYSARALIPLEHFKLPVLDGSFFTKDPPPGSPSSSRNPSFSEKNTKAEINTLIKNLISKIKVRWQSGRNSSGELDIKDAIQTALQTTVMDVLLPDPLTFGFRLVRNSLETDSETKAQSPFPKGSVLSHEVTPMEVLVRNNTSEAIKLNLSVTCRDVAGQNCTEGADATVLWAGALSGISMEVAPLQEARHCFSLYFLVPGEYTMVAAAVIEDANNVLRARARTASPNEPIFCRGPSFHVRVVGGAL, translated from the exons ATGGAACCTGACGTCAGCATCGAGACTTTGTCTATCATTCGGATCGCCGTCCTCCCGATCGGTACTATCCCGCAGACGCTTCTCCGAGACTATCACTCGATGCTGCTCCGTCATCACACGATCGCGCTCTCCGCTGTTAGCTCTTTTTACACTGAGCACCAGAAATCTCCGTTTACGAATCAGCCTTGGGACTCTGGCTCTCTCCGGTTCAAATTTGTGCTTGGTGGTTCTCCTCCGAGTCCCTGGGAGGATTTTCAGTCTAATCGGAAGATTCTCGCCGTGATCGGACTTTGCCACTGTCCTTCTTCCCCTGATCTCGACTCTGTCACTGAGAATTTTAATGTGGCTTGTAAAAGCTATTCATCGGCTCTTGTCCGTCGCTGCTTCGCCTTCTCCCCTGGCGATTCACAA CTTGAAGATGGAGATAAGAAGGgtgaaaatttgattttgtttcctcCATCTGACAAGCAAACACAGGAGTTTCATTTACAAACAATGATGCAAGATATTGCAGCTTCGCTGTTAATGGAATTTGAGAAGTGGGTTCTTCAGGCAGAATCTGCTGGCACAATTTTGAAGACGCCTTTGGATTCCCAAGCTAGTCTCAACTCAGAGGAG GTTATCAAGGCCAAAAAGCGTAGGCTTGGACGTGCACAAAAAACGATAGGAGACTATTCTTTGTTGGCTGGTTCACCTGTTGATGCCAATGCTCACTATTCTACTGCTCTAGAACTGGCCAGATTGACAGGAGATTACTTCTGGTATGCGGGTGCCTTGGAAGGCAGTGTTTGTGCCTTACTG GTAGATCGGATGGGTCAACGGGATGTGGCTTTAGAAGATGAAGTTAGATATCGGTACACTAATGTTATCTTACACTACAGAAAGTCATTTATTCAAGAAATTGCTCAGAG AGTTTCGCCCCTGAGCTTTGAACTTGAAGCTACCCTTAAACTGGCCAGATTCCTTTGCAG GAGAGAATTGGCTAAGGAAATAGTAGAGCTATTAACCAATGCTGCCGATGGTGCAAAGTCCTTAATTGATGCTAGTGATAGGCTCATATTGTATGTTGAAGTAGCACGTTTATTTGGGGCGCTTGGTTATCAACGGAAAGCAGCCTTCTTCTGTAGGCAGGTCGCCCAATTGTATTTGCAGCAAGACAATCGATTGGCTGCTATCAGTGCCATGCAAGTTCTCTCTATGACAACTGATGCATATAGAATCCAAAGCAGGGCATCCGTGTCAAAACTTTCTGTTAACAAT GAAACTGGGCGCCAACCTGATGCTGGAAAAATGCATCATCATTCAATTGTCTCACTGTTCGAGTCTCAGTGGAGCACTTTGCAGATGGTTGTGCTTAGGGAGATACTCCTCTCTGCTGTTCGCGCTGGAGATCCCCTTGCTGCATGGAGTGCTGCAGCGAGGCTTCTGAGGTGGCATTATCCTCTAATTACACCTTCAGGTCAAAATGGACTTGCTAATTCCCTTGCAAATTCAGCGGAAAGATTGCCTTCAGGAACTCGGTGTGCTGACCCTGCCTTGCCATTTGTAAG GCTATTCTCTTTCCCACTCCATTCCTCCCAAGTGGACATCGTAAAACGCAATCCAGCAAGAGAAGATTGGTGGACAGGATCTGCTCCTTCGGGGCCATTTATTTATACTCCTTTCAGCAAAGGAGATGCCAATGAAAGTAGCAAGCAGGAATTGATTTGGGTGGTTGGTGAACCAGTTCAGGTCTTAGTGGAGTTAGCAAATCCTTGTTGCTTCGATTTAAGGATTGATAGTATTTATCTCTCAGCTCACTCAAAAAACTTTGATGCGTTTCCTGTCAGTGTGGACATTCCCCCTAACTCCGCAAAAGTGATCACATTATCTGGTATTCCAACAGCAGTAGGACCAGTTACAATTCCAGGATGCACAGTTCACTGCTTTGGTGTAATCACTGAACATGTTTTCAGGGATGTTGACAATCTGCTTCTTGGAGCAGCACAAGGACTTGTATTTTCTGACCCTTTCAGATCCTGTGGATCTGCAAAGCTACGACATGTATTTGTTCCTAACATTTCAGTTGTACCGCCATTGCCCCTCCTTGTGGCTAATGTTGTTGGTGGTGATGGTGCAATTATTCTATATGAAGGTGAAATTCGTGAGGTGTGTATAAATTTTGCAAATGCTGGCACAGTTCCAATAGTACAGGCACATGTCTCGCTTTCTGGAAAGAATCAGGATGCTGTTATCTCGATAGCAGATGAAGCTTTACAGTCTGCTCTTCCCTTGAAACCTGGGGCACAAGTGACTCTGCGTGTGACTTTAAAAGCTTGGCATGTGGGACCAACGGATTCTGACAATGCTGTTAGTAGTGGGAGGAACGCTGTAAGTAACACTGGAAGACCAAAAGACGGAACCAGCCCGTCATTGCTTATTCACTATGCAG GGCCGTTGTCTAACAATGGGGATTCCCAGGAAAAAGAATCTGTCCTGCCACCGGGGAGACGTCTTGTTGTTCCCTTACAAATTTGTGTTTTGCAAGGTTTGTCTTTTGTGAAAGCTCGTTTGCTTTCCATGGAAATCCCTGCTC ATGTGAGTGACAACCTTCGGGATGAAGACATTGAAAGAGAGAGCAATACAGACAGCCTTGTCAAGATCAATCCCTTTAGGGGAAGCTGGGGACTACGGTTTCTTGAACTTGAGTTATCTAACCCAACAGATGTTGTTTTTGAAATTAGTGTCTTCGTTCAGCTGGAAAACTCTGCCAAGGAAGATGATTCTTCACCAGTGCAAGATTCTCCAGAGTATGAATACCCAAAAACAAGAATTGACCGGGACTATTCTGCTAGGGCACTGATTCCATTGGAACATTTTAAACTACCGGTTCTTGATGGTTCATTCTTCACAAAGGACCCTCCTCCTGGTAGCCCTTCGAGTAGTAGAAATCCGAGCTTCTCAGAGAAGAACACGAAAGCTGAGATAAACACATTGATCAAGAATCTCATTTCGAAAATAAAAGTCCGGTGGCAATCAGGAAGGAACAGCTCAGGAGAACTGGACATCAAGGATGCAATTCAGACAGCTCTCCAGACAACAGTGATGGATGTTTTGCTCCCAGATCCGCTAACATTTGGTTTCAGACTGGTCAGAAACAGTTTGGAGACGGACTCTGAGACAAAGGCTCAGTCTCCGTTTCCAAAGGGATCTGTTCTGTCACATGAAGTCACTCCTATGGAGGTTCTGGTTCGCAATAACACAAGCGAAGCTATCAAGTTGAATCTAAGTGTTACTTGCAGAGACGTAGCTGGACAGAACTGCACTGAAGGAGCTGATGCCACTGTCCTCTGGGCTG GTGCTCTTAGTGGAATCTCAATGGAAGTTGCGCCGCTGCAAGAAGCAAGACACTGTTTCTCACTCTACTTCCTTGTTCCAGGAGAGTACACGATGGTAGCAGCAGCTGTAATTGAAGACGCTAACAATGTACTCAGAGCAAGAGCACGAACCGCATCTCCAAACGAACCCATCTTTTGTCGTGGACCGTCTTTTCATGTCCGTGTTGTTGGAGGCGCACTGTGA